TGTCGAAATAACAACCATCGCCATTTTTGCACCGTCTTGTGGTATGGACTTAAACGCGCCGGCAGTATAAGCAATTTCAGAGTTTTGCCGCATGAATTCTAAGTTGTTTTCAATTTTCATAAGTAGCGATTGTAGTGGTACTAAATTCGGATTATCAATATAAAGTGACGCTTGGAACCAGTCATTCCAGTATCCGAGTGTCGAGAAGAGTGCAATTGTGGCAAGTCCCGGTAAGGACAACGGAACGACCATTTGTAAAAAGATCCGTAGTTCCCCAGCACCTTCAATTCGGGCCGCCTCAAGTATTGGTTCTGGAATAGACCGTAAAAAGAACGTGCGCATAATCATAATGTAAAAAGCATTCATTGCTAGTGGTAAAATCATCGCCCAAATGCTATTTCGTAAGTGCAAAAATTGCGTCATCACGATATATGCAGGCACCATCCCGCCACTAAATAACATGGTAAAAAAGGCAATAAATGTAAATTGACGACGATACTTAAATTGTGGTCTTGATATCGCGTAAGAGTAAAGAGCAATCATTGCAACACTACATACCGTACCAATAACCGTAACTAAAATGGTAATACCGTATGATTGTAATAGTTGTCCTTTCATCTTCCATAAGTACTCATACGCTTCCATGCTCCACTCTTTCGGTATTAGTTGAAAGCCGTTTGCCGCCAGAGATGATTCACTAGAAAAAGAAATAACAATAATGTACAAAAATGGAAAAATACAAATGAGCGCTAGGAAAGCGAGCATAATATTCATCGCTACGTTCATCTTTTTCCCAAAACCAATAATGTCTTTAGCTGGTTTATCTTTTGCCGGTTTTTCCATTTCACCCCGGACTTGTTCT
The sequence above is drawn from the Listeria monocytogenes genome and encodes:
- a CDS encoding carbohydrate ABC transporter permease, which encodes MAEQLEAVSEIEQVRGEMEKPAKDKPAKDIIGFGKKMNVAMNIMLAFLALICIFPFLYIIVISFSSESSLAANGFQLIPKEWSMEAYEYLWKMKGQLLQSYGITILVTVIGTVCSVAMIALYSYAISRPQFKYRRQFTFIAFFTMLFSGGMVPAYIVMTQFLHLRNSIWAMILPLAMNAFYIMIMRTFFLRSIPEPILEAARIEGAGELRIFLQMVVPLSLPGLATIALFSTLGYWNDWFQASLYIDNPNLVPLQSLLMKIENNLEFMRQNSEIAYTAGAFKSIPQDGAKMAMVVISTLPIAITYPFFQKYFISGLTIGGVKE